Sequence from the Methanosarcina siciliae T4/M genome:
GCAAAAAGCTGGGGATAGATACCTATGAGGTCATGGAAGCTGTGGGGAGGGACTTCAGAATTTCCCCAAAATTTTTAAATTCCGGAGCAGGTTTTGGAGGATCATGTTTTCCGAAAGACGTAAAAGCGCTCATAGGAAAAGCAAAAGCAATCGGATACTCTCCCGTACTTCTGGAGTCCGTAATAGCTGTAAATGAAAGGCAACCCCTTCTTATGACTGAAATTCTTCAGCGGAAAATAGGAGATCTTACAGGCAAAAAGATTGCAGTCCTTGGCCTCGCTTTCAAAAACGAAACGGATGACATAAGAGAATCCAGATCAATCCCTGTGATTGCTGAACTCCTCAGATTGGAAGCCCAGGTTTCGGCTTATGATCCGATGGCAACCGAGAACATGAAGCGTATCTTTCCCGCAATCGAATACTGTGAAAAAGCTGCAGATGCGCTTAAAGATGCAGACGCCTGCCTTGTGATGACAGAATGGGACGAATTCAGGAATCTCGACTCTGAATTCCGGGAAATGAAAGAGAAGATAGTTATTGACGGGAGACGGATAATTAAAGCTAAAGATGTGGATTATGAGGGACTCTGCTGGTGAAAAATCAGCAGAAATTCCTACCTCCGTTTTTATTCTTTCATTTCTGCCGGGACCTTTTCAACTGCCAGGATTTCCCGCAGGCACTCAAGCACATCGTCCCTGAGGTTTTCGTTCTGAAGAGCAAAATCGATTATGGATTTTACATACCCAAGCCGATCTCCGGTATCGAACCTTTTTCCTTTGAACCTGCAGGCGTAGATCATCTGAGACCTGTTCAGGACCCTGATGCCGTCCGTAAGCTGGATCTCGCTCCCCACCCCGGTTCCGGCTTCCTTAATGCAGTCAAAAATTTCAGGGGTGAAAACATAACGCCCAATTGCCCCGATATTGGAAGGAGCATCTTCAGGAGAGGGTTTTTCCATGATATCCTCAAGCACGTACAGAGAATCGTCAAGAGGCTTACCCTTTATAATTCCGTAACTGCTCAGTTTTTCATAAGGCACCTCTTCAACTGCGATGGTTGACCTTCCGTATTTTTCAAAGTTCTCGATAAGCTGGGCAGTGCAGGGTTTATCATTAACGATAATGTCGTCTCCGAGGAGCACCGCAAAAGGTTCATTTCCGATATGATTCTCTGCCCTAAGCACCGCATCTCCAAGCCCGTTAGGTTCCTTCTGGCGGATATAATGGATATCAACAAGAGAGGAGATATCCCTGACCAGCTTCAACATGTCTGTCTGGTTCTTTTTCGCAAGGTGCATTTCAAGTTCAGGGGAGTCGTCAAAGTAGTCTTCGATAGCTCTCTTGCCTCTTCCAGTGATGATGATTATGTCCTCTATCCCTGAGGCTATAGCCTCCTCCACGACATACTGGATGACTGGAGTATCAATGATCGGGAGCATTTCTTTTGGCATGGACTTGGTGGCAGGCAGGAAACGAGTTCCTAGACCGGCTGCCGGAATGAGTGCTTTTTTAATAGTCACGATTAACTCTCCGGTAAAAGGAAAAATTACGTAAAGGTTTATTCTTACACTGGGTTAAACTACTTTTCACCTTATCTCTTTAACTTTTCCCTTATTTCGTACAGCAATCGGGGAAAGAAAGAAAAAAGTTGCAAAACTTTCAAAAAGAGTGAAAAATATTAATAGTGAGAGTCAGATTATTTGTAGATTTTCATGCTTTCAGAGAACAGAATACTTGTAACAGGAGGAGCCGGGTTCATAGGGAGCAATCTGGTAGACCGCCTTTTAGAAAAAGGAAACTTGGTTGTTGTTTTCGATAACCTCAGTTCCGGCAAAATGGAATTTATAGAGCATCACCTTGAAAACCCGGATTTTTCTCTTGTAAGAGGAGACCTTCTTGATCCTGAAGCTATCGAAAGAGCCTGTAAGGATGTTGACATGGTATACCATGTAGCTGCAAATCCGGATGTTAAACTTGGAGCTTCAGATACAAAAGTCCATCTGGATCAGAATATCCTGGCAACCTACAACCTTCTCGAAGCTATGAGAAAAGGAGATGCAAAAAAAATTGCATTTACTTCGACATCCACAGTCTATGGGGAAGCAAGCGTGATGCCCACCCCGGAGGATTATGGTCCCCTTATCCCTATATCTCTCTACGGGGCTTCAAAACTTGCCTGTGAAGCTCTCATCACTTCATACTCTCACACCTTCGATATACAGGCGTGGATTTTCCGGTTTGCAAATATTGTAGGACCGCGCAGCACACACGGAATCACTGTTGATTTTATAAAGAAGCTGAAGGATAATCCCGGCAGGCTCGAGATTCTTGGGGACGGAAAACAGGAAAAATCCTACCTTCATGTGTCGGAGTGTGTTGATGCTATCCTTTTTGCAATAGAGAAAAGCAAAGAAGATATAAATATATTCAATATCGGTTCCGAAGACACAATCAGTGCTACAGAAATAGGGGGAGTTATTACTGAAGAGATGGGCCTTTCCGATGTAGAATTCGTATATACCGGAGGAAACAGGGGTTGGAAAGGCGATGTGCCAAGAATGAGGCTCGGGATAGAGAAACTAAAAGCAATAGGTTGGAAACCTGTCTATACGTCTGAGAACAGCGTAAGGGAAACAGCAAGGGAGTTGCTTTCCGGAAACTGATTATTTGCTGTTAGAGCTAACTTCTGACCTGAACAGATACCTTTTTATTAAAGACATTTCGTTGTCAGTAAAACCCCCTACCAGAAACATTGCAACCACATAAGTAAACATGCCTGCTCCCACGGCTTCAAAAAGCTCAACTATGCCCGCGATAGATAGGCTGGAAACAAAGAAGTACATGGCCATTGAGGACAGAATACTTTTTCCGATGTCCAGGAAATGAAAATCAAGCTTGAAATGTTTTAGGGACACATGTATGCAAAGTGTAGCCATCAAAAAGTAGGAGATGAGGGTCGAAAAAGCAGCCCCTATGATGCCTACTGAAGGGATGAGAATGAGATTGACTATCACGTTTGAAACCGCGGCAACGATATTAATGTAGGTAGCAAACTTCGTTTTTTTTATAAGGAACATTGTGTTGACAAAAATCTGGAATATTCCTGCCATCAGCCCGGCAAAAGCGATTATAGGGATTACAAACCAGCCAGATACGAAATCCGGAGTGGTAAGGATCCCAAGTAAAGGTTTTGCAAGAGCTGAAAGTCCAAAAACTGCAGGAATAGAGATAATAAGGAAGTATCTCAGAGAATGCGACATATATGTTCTTACCTCTTCCATCTTATTCTCATCAAAAAGCTTTGAAAGCTCGGGAAAGAGAATAAGCTGAAGGGGGCTTACAAAAAGCTGGATGAGGTTTCCTATTGAGCACGCCGCAGAATAGACTCCAACACTACCCAGGCCAAGAAGATAAGTAACCATATATCGGTCACTTGAATCCGTAACCCACCTGATAAGGGAGTTTGGAGTTAATGGCAGAGAAAACTGCAGATACTCTCTGATGTAAGTAAACCGCGGAATGACAAAACCTATCTGGGAAACTATGGTAACAAAAGCGACTAAAAAAATCAGACCCTGAGTAATTAAAGTTGCGGTTATTACTCCAAGAAGTCCGTATCCCATTTTAAGGAAAATCACGATAAATAACAGTTTTCCAAAGGTTTCAAAAAAAGTAAGGTAAGAGAATTTCTTAATTTGCCTGAAAACCCTGAAATAAAAAAGGGATACAGATTCAATTATATTCAAAATAATTAAAAGGGAGCCTGCCTTAACAAAATATGTTGCTTCAGGTTCCTTAAAACCGAAAGTTGCAAGCGGCTCTGCAAATATATATAACAGGAATGAAGCCATCAAACCTGATGCTGTAACAAAAAAAAGGATTGAATATACTGCTTCCCTTATTTTTTTCTTATCGGTTTCGGAAGATAAAAATCTGACGAAACTCATTGAAAGTCCCATAAGCGCAAGGGAAGAGATCAAAGATGTTGTAATGCTGATCTGTGCCCAGAGCCCGTAATCATATGTTCCAAGGGTTTTTGTGATAATGGGAAGTAAAAAGAAGGCACTCAGGCTTGTGAGAATCTGAACCGTCCCAATAAAACCAACGTCCCTTGCAAACTTCTGATATGACATCACACCACCTTAAAAAAACTGCTTTCCCTTAATCAAAAGAGCTTATGAAACCGTTGCACAAAAATCTCTTTAACAGATGGTCCAGATCACTAATTAATGCCCGATACATAAATCCTTTTGAATACCGTTGATTATCCGACTCGGGTTTTAGCCTGGATATTGATTGTTTTTTAATCACCGGAGCGAATTGGTTTATCTTCATAAAACCACCTTTAATTCGAAGAGGGAGAAACTGAAAATTTTAAATTGATTCTCAGTGTTAACATTATTCGTATAATAAAGAAATAATAATTCTGTTTCATAAAAATACCTTTAACCAGGAAAATTGTCCTAAATCCAAGAACGGGAGATTGAGATTAAATTTCACCGTTAACTTTCAGTTTATTTGGACAGCGTTTTCATTTGAAGAAATCAGTCCCATTCTCGCTCAATAAGAGATTTCTACAAAGAATAAAAGCCTTTGTATTCAAGTAATTATTTTCAACAGTTATTATACAGGCAAACAAAACTTTCAAAAAAGAAATATTTTGCAGGAATAAAAATATAGACTGAAAAACTAAGAAAAATATGCAGTAAGTAAGAGCCAAAATTATAAAGATAAATACGAAAGATTGCCCTTGAAACAAAGTATAAAAATATTAAAAAAATTTATTGTTAGCCACTGGAATTCTATTTTACGAAACCTGTTACATCCGGCCTACAGAAAAATATAACCTTCACTATTCGCTTTATCTCTACGCAGTTCCCAAAAAGTACTTTTATCCCATAACCGGTATTTTATTAAAGACCCGGACTACCTTATTGAAGCTGTAAAAAGTTTTGTGGATAACGAACACGGACATGCATACAATAGACTGGGACAACAGGCTTATAAAAAACATGGAAAAAAGTGCAGAAGAACTCGGAATTGCAAGCTGTGTCAAGTTCACTGAACCTGTAACCCGGGAGGACAATTCCCTCTGGATTTCAACGGCAGACCTGCTTGTACTAACATGCCTTTTGAAGACGAAAGCAGAAGGGAAAAGACTTTATAATAAAGAGTGACTTAAACCGATCAAATTAAAAATATTATTAAAAGATATAACTACTAGCGTCATGACAATTTAATTATTGAACATAATTTTTGGCATCCTTATGTCATTATATACTGATTCCGAACTTATAAAATAAGCAATAACTAAATGTTTCTGACACTAGAGACCAAAACCTTACTAAATAAAAAAGAAGTTTCTGAATTAAAACTAGAGACTATCCGTAAAATCCTAAAATTACTACCGAGTTATAATATATAATGCAGAGTTATATAATAGATAATGATATTTGCCTCTGAATTACGCTTTTGAGGATATTGTCGGCGATCAAAGGGATACTCACGATTTATGAAAAAATAATGCATGATGTGATAGAGAAATAAACTTCTATTAGCATTTGCCATATCTGCTCCTCACTGCGTCATATCTGTCCCTCACTACCACATAAAATATAATTCAGGGTCAGCTTCTGAATAAGGTACAAAATGATGACTTGAATAAAGAAAAAAATGATGATTTGAATAAAGAAAAAAACGATAACCCGAATAACTCCGTTTGGATAATAATACTCGACTTCGATGCATTATCCGGAAGATTAATCTTTTGGTTGGACAACAATTTTAACTCAAATGAAAAGGTTAAAAATCGTTATGTTTAAAATAAGTTCAATATTTCAATGAATTCATTACAGAGGGTACTTAATGAAAGCACTTGTTACTGGCTGCGCAGGTTTTATAGGTTCTCACTTAACTGAAAGGCTATTGAATGAAGGCTATGAAGTAATAGGGATTGATTGTTTTACCGATTATTACCCAAAACATATTAAAGAGAATAATCTTCATACATTCATAAACCATGACAATTTTGAGTTTATAAATAAAGACCTGCTCTCTGTTGACAATTATCCAGATGTAGATTATGTCTTCCACCATGCTGCACAAGCCGGTGTCAGGGCATCGTGGGGTAAATATTTTGATACTTATCTTGAAAACAATATCAGTTTAACTCAAAAACTACTTGAATACTATAAAGACAGCAATATTAAAAAATTCGTATATGCCTCTTCATCATCTGTTTATGGGGATATTGACGAATTACCGATGAATGAAGAGTCTTTGTTAAAGCCTGTGTCTCCTTACGGTGTTACAAAACTTGCAGCTGAACATTTGTGCTCTTTGTATTACACGAGTTACAGCGTACCAACCATTTCTTTGAGATATTTTACCGTTTTTGGCCCAAGACAGAGGCCAGATATGGCTATTTTCAAATTTGTTAACAGGATATTTAATGGTAAAGAAATAACAGTTTATGGAAATGGACTTCAAACCCGAGATTTTACTTATGTTGCTGATGTAGTTGAAGCAAATGTTCGGGCAGCAACAGGCGACATTGTTGGAGAAGTGTTTAATATAGGTGGCGGGAACAGTATTACAGTAAATGAATTAATAAAACAAATAGAAATTATTGTTGGAAAAAAGGCTAAAGTAAAATATATAGATACTCAAAAGGGAGATATGAAGGATACAAAATCCGATGTAACAAAAGCAAGAAAGTTGCTTAATTGGAAAGCGAAAACAGATATTATAGAAGGGTTGGATAAATATATCGAATGGTTTAGAAAAAACGATTACCTCTACAAGGACCTGGATCTATAAATCAAGAGGAACTTAAAAACGACTTAACCTGGAACTCCAAATATTCGTTACCACTCAACTAAAGACTGAATGGCTCCTGTTTCATCCCCGCCATTGAGAACAAGCCCCCGGGCTTCTTCCCCGCGTTCCGTAGGTGTACAGTCAGGGAAAATCCATTCTCTATCTTTTAACCGGAGTTTCCAGGATGTTAAAAAATAAAGGATTCTGTAAGATAATTTGAAGTCTAATAAAAAATTAAGTCTAACAAATCAACTTGGGATATACTTCCCAAGCTGAAGTTTTGCAAAGATTTCAGCAGTTTCTTTGTTCATTTCTTCTACAACAAACTCTGCACTTTTCTCTCCTTTTCTATTATTAACCAATCCTATCCTTATCTTTTCGAGATTGCTGGACAACATTTGAATTGTTAATTCCTGGTCATCGATCAAATGAAGTAGATAATTGTAGAGTAGTAGCCCCATTACACAGAGAAACACATGAGCTCTTATCTTTACCCTTTCTGGCATACACCGGTTTTATCGGTATCAATAACTTGTCTTTTAACCATTTCATGTCATCTTCAATCATATTTCGGGAATCATACATCTCCACAATTTCTTTTGTTGTAAATTCCTCTTTATCATTAAACGCAACAGTTTTCCCCATCCCTAAAAGAAACTCCTTTTCATACCAAGTTCCTTTTATGAGATGAGCTTTGACTTTGTTCTTTTTTCCGTTCTCCCACTCTTCTTCGTAATCGGACAGAGGAATCTGATATAAATCTTTACATATAGAGGAGGGTAAAGCTCCGACAACGTGCATTTTATCTAAAACCTGTTTGATGTTATCTGTTGAGTCCATCCCTCTATCAAAAACAATAGTCATTTCCTTTAGAGGAATTTCAATTTCCTCAACACGTTTGCAGATACTATCAAACAAACCTGAAAACAAAGATACATCAGGAACGTTTGATAAATATGTAATTGTATGGAAAGGAATATTATTATTTGAGGTTGTTAAGCCGACTCCTATGAGGTTCTTATCCCTCTTTTGATTAGTATTTAGGAGATATCAAGTTCGATTTTACGGATTGTTTTTTCATCCAATTTTTCCATGTAATTGAGGAAGTCCTGACTTGAGAGTTTGTATTTTGGGTTCCAGAAAAACTACGGTTAAACTGAAAATCCGTATTGTGGAATCCGTATACGCTACAGATTTTAGAAGAAAGCTCAAATTATCCTATATCTCATTTTAACTCCCTGCACACACCTTAAATATTCGTTAGGAACTACTTTTGATTTCCGTATGTTTTCCTCTTTTTCCAGTATAGGGGAACTTTTTTATAATTACAAAGTGGTTTAAAAGATCTTCTCTATAAAATTTCAGTTTATCTGTAACAAAAAGAGAGATTTTACCTGAAAAATAGTTAATAGTTAAGTCAACAAGTTTATCTGCAACATACTGTTTTCTTGGACCTATTACAAAAAATGCTTCAATCGCGTAAGTATTAAGTTATTCACATAGATAGGGATCTTTGAAAGGGAAACAAGAGATTTTTGACGAAACAATGAAGAAGTGACTTAAGTATATAAGTTCGTAATGAGAAACACAACTGGAAAAAGTAGGAATTGTTTAAGGTATTTATATACAGAGATTGCATAATAGCAAAAAGATGTAATTATATAGAAATTTTCTTTATATTGTTGACAAAGGCTTTTTGAAGTAACTGCAATTATTCTTGAGAGAAATAAGAATAAAAAGAGTGAAAAGAAAATTAAAAGTGAAAGAAAAATACTGACTATTTACTCTTACAGCTTTTGTTTATTCAAAGTTTCAGGAAACACTGGTGCTACAGGAGACACTGGTGATACCTTAGAGACATTTAATAAAAAGATGCAAAAGAAGAATATACATCCAAGAAGGATGAGGACACATTGCAAAAAGGAACTAATCAAATCTTGAGTCTTCTGACCTCTATTTCGTTACTCCTCCTAGTTTACGGTCTCTTTATACTTGAAGAAATCCCGGTTAAGGGATATGCAGCTAGCATCTATGACCAGCTTCCTTTACGTTTATATCTAATCCTACTCTTTTGCTACATTTCTTCCATTATACTGGTGCTCTCATGCAGGAACAAAAAAACGATAATTATACTATTACTTATTCATTCCACAGTACTGATGATCCCTTATATGCTTGGATACGTCTCCATAGGTAGATATGGAGAATTTTCACTTATGGGATTGGCGGAAAATAGAGGACTTTTTGATCACCCGGACTCTTCTGTCATTTCAAACCTTTCTCCTACAGGTCCTCTGCTGGTTTCAGCTCTGGACCTGGTATCGGGGTTGGGAAGACAAACGCTTTCTTATTTTTTACCGATTTTATTTTCAATTATGTTCATTACCGGGATGTACATGCTCTGCAGAACTTATATAAGCCGGGAAAAACTTGTCGGTGTAGTCTTGCTTTCCTCGTTTCTTCTATATTTCTGGCACTTTCAGTTTTCGACGTTTCCTTATTACCTTTCTTTTTGCATGGTCCCTATCTATCTTTTTGTGTTAAGAAAAGCAATTTTGGATGAAAACAGGAAAATGCTTATCAGTTTTCCTTTTATGATAGCGTTGCTCCCGTTAGCCCATCCTTTTATTTTTGCGTATCTTATTTGTTTTTCACTACTCCTCATCGTTATAAATGAGATACTAGATGAGAAGAGAGACATTACCAAAATCTTCGGCTTCAATGTTCCTGCTAAAGATGCTGTATTCATTTTACAGGGAAAAAAAGTTCTTTTTCTCTTTTTCCTGACGCTTATCTTGGGGAGCGTCCTATTCTGGAACTATGCTTCCCGTTTTTCCCAAACTTTACCTCCCGATCTTTCCTGGCACATTCAAACTTTATCAGTAACAAGCCTGACCAGTATGTTAGGAGTGGAATCAAATCTCGAGTTCATACATTATTTCAATCTATATTATGGCAAATATTACATTCCGTTAATCTTCATTATTATCAATTCCGTAATCACATGGCAAAATCGTAAGAGGTTTTGCCACCATTATATCCACACATATTCTTACTTTTTAATACTCTATGTAGTTTCTTTCTTCCTGGAGTTGGTCTTTCTATTAAATCCTTTCATACATTATCCTGCGGAAAGATTTGTAAATCTAAGTTTCATTATTTTTGCTCAAATACCTCTACTGGCTTATTCACTCTATATTATCTTTCTCAGGAAGGGACATATACTTGGTCTTGCTTCTGTAATTCTGATCCTGGGCCTTCTCTGGACCTATGGTTTCTTCAGCTGTTTTAGTTCCCCTTATACTGGCGGAATCTCAGAAGGAGTTTCACAAAATGAAGCTACAGGAATGCAGTGGCTATCCAGCACTAAAGCTGTCACCGGTTTCCCCATATCTGAAGAAGGAGAGAACATTGAAAATAAATTTATCTCAGACTCTACCGGCAATTTGAAAGATTCTGACTCGTTTTATGCAGAAATATCACCCGGTTTTGTGTATATCCCGGGCCACTACTTTGAAAGCACAGCTTACCTAAAAAATTCTTCGGAAAATGATCCATGGTATTTTGTGGTAACTACTTTTTCAAAGGAATTAAGAAAGAACAAATTAGAAGTTGAGACCTCAGACTATGTTGGGAACGCAATAAAGTTACCTGAAAGAAACTCTACATGTAAGATCTACGATTCCCTCAATATAGAGATTTATGCGTACTCTACGTAAATGATTGTACATAACTATGAAAGAACAGTAGTCTTAACGGAAAAAAGTTTAAAAAGTCTGCAAATGTGCAAATAGAACAGAATTACTTCACCTGTAAACTTTCTTTTGTTATTTATTTCACAATCTTAATTTTCTTTATTCTTCCTGGGAGTGAACACCAGACAAGCTAACGAAGGGTTAATCCCACATTTGTAGGGTTTATGTTTACCCGAATTGAAGACTGGCTTTAGACCTATCAGCGATGGGAAAGAAACTATAGATCCAGACCTCACAAACCTTTAAAGAGTAGATTTTATTTTTGTATGTATATGTTCCTCTACTTTAATTCCCATTCAATAGAACCTGTTACAGAGAATTGAGACCAAAACCTTGCCTATGAAAAACCTTGCCTATAAGACACTCCTTTTTCTGACAATATTACAAGGTTTCTTGCCGCAAAAAAGTTCTTGCTCCCATCAAAAAGAACTTGATAGATTCTTTAGAACTCTGGTTTTATATGCACATTGCATCAACAAGAATAGTTAGTTGCACATAAACTGACTCCGCTTTGATTATTATTGCCTTCGAATATGTTCGTTCAGAAATATCATCCTTGAAATGGCGTGCAGTATGATTCCTGTAAATATCATAAAAGCCCCTATGATTGTCAACATTACCATGAGGAGCGTGGGTCCGAAACGCAAGTGTCCGCCCATATAATAGTCCTGCAGAAAATACAGCCCCATAAGAAAACCGGCAGATGCCATAATCATCCCTGGAACTGAAAAATAGAACAGGGGGCGCCTGTATTCCATATCTTTAAGAAGCTGGAGCAGAACCCTGGGACCGTGTATGAAGGGATGTTCGGAGGAACAATCTTCAAGATCATATCTGCAGTGGATCTCTACTTCAGTAAACTTAAGCTTATGATCTCTTGCCTGAATAAGAATCTCTGAACCTGCAGACATATCAGTTCCATTGAGGTTTATATTCTCAATGGCTCTTCTGCCATATGCTCGGAAACCGCTCTGGGAATCAGTAACATTGAGACCACCTGCTATATAGGTTGCCACATCAAGAACTTTCATTCCAAACTTACGGTAAATAGGGACATTTTTTCCATTGCCGTTGACGAATCTTGAACCAATCACAAGGTCAAATCCATGTCTTAAGGGCTCAAGGAGCATAGGAATTTCGGAAGGATCGTGCTGGCCATCTGAATCGATTATTACCATAGCACCTGCACCGAGGTTACGGGCCGTGTCGAAACAATTTCTCAGGGCTGCCCCGTATCCTTTGTTTACTTCGTGGCGGACTACATAGGCACCAAGGGACTCGGCGATATCGACAGTATTATCCGTGCTCCCATCGTCCACAACCACAACCCTATCCACATATTTTTTGCAGCCCTTGATGACCTCTGCAATGGAATGGGCTTCATTATAGGCAGGCATGGCTGCAATAGTAATGGTCATATGCAATCATCTACCCCTTTGATGAAAAAACTCAAGAGTCTTATAAACCGATTTTCCATAGATAAATCGGCGAGAATTTCAAATACAGTGAATACATTTTTCAGAGTTATCGCTCCACAAATTTTAAAGGGTTTCTAAGGATAACCTCCAATCAGACTCACAGTGTATCTTTTGGGGGATTTTCATACTCCTCTTTTGGGAAAGAAGAGATACCCTGCAAGTAAGTCGTAGTCCTCAATAAGACGTGTATTTGTTTTAATATATGAGCTATATAAGCATTTAGGCACGAAAAATAGTGAAACAGTATTCCCGATAACGAAAAACAATTAAGCCTGGTTAAAAAACGCATTAGTCAGAAAAAGTGGTTAAAAACCTTCGATATGAATTATACTTACAATATTATGAATGAAAAAATTTGGAAAGACTGAAGAGCCAAAAGGGGTTTCATGGAACTCCGCAACATAATAAAAAAAGAAAAGGCATATCAGTAAGCTCTCTTTAAAAAATGATAGACGATTCAAGCCTTAAGATCAGTCAAATTTGTAATGAATGAATAGTTTTTTATAATAACCTGAAGGAAAAGGGAAAGATATTTTATACAAAAAAAGTAATTTGAGTAGATCGAATTAAAACAATCATTAAAAAAATAGGAATGATTGAAGAACGAAAGCTTTACAAATAAAAAACAAAACCCCTGAATTCCAATTCAGAACTGATCCCAAACCTTCCGGTTCTCGCTCTTCCAGTAAGATATTAAAAGACCGACCGGGAAAATCCGGAAAGGTTGTCTGAATACCCTGCTGCCAAAGGGATAATGAAAAAGGCAGCTTAGCCTGAATACAAGAAGAAATTAGACTGGAAAACCAGAAAAACATTAAAATCGTTTTATGAGGAGTCATATGGCCGGAAACCAGAAGTTTCCATCTGACCTGCTGTTTGTGGTAGGTCTTGTAATTCTTACGGATATCTTCGTACTTACTCCTGCACTAAATGAGAGTTTTATTCGCACTGTCCTTGGACTTCCAATGATATTATTCCTTCCGGGGTATTCCCTTGTATCCCTGCTGTTTCCGACAAAAAATACGCTTGAGGGAATTGAAAGAGCAGCACTCTCTGTAGGAACGAGTGTTGCAATTGTACCTCTCATGGGGCTTGTACTTAATAATACATCATTCGGGATCAGAGAAATACCTCTTCTTGTAAGCCTCTCTGTGCTTATCGTCCTTGTATGCGCAGCGGCATATGTCCGCAGGAAGCAGTTCCCTGAAGAAAAAGCCTTTGAAATCTCTTTCAAAGCTTCCGCCCGTAATATGTTAATTGAAATTATGGGGAAACCGGAATCGACGACGGAAAAAGCTCTCAGGGTTATTATGGCAGTTTCCATTCTGGCCTTGGCAGGAAGTATCGCTTATGTAGCCCTACTTCCTCACGAACAGGAGCCATTTACGGAATTCTATATCCTCGGGTCCGATGGAACAGCTGAGAATTATACGACTGAGTACGTGCAGGGAGAAAGCGGAACAGTCATTATAGGAATCGTAAACCACGAACACAGTACTGTGGACTATACAATGGACGTCAGGCTCGAAAATAAGTCCCTGCCCCTTCCTGAGACCTTGAAGCATATACAACTTGAAGACAACATGACCCTGGAAAAACCTCTTGAGATAACCCCCACTGTTAAAGGAAACAATATGGAACTTCAATTCCTG
This genomic interval carries:
- the galU gene encoding UTP--glucose-1-phosphate uridylyltransferase GalU, producing the protein MTIKKALIPAAGLGTRFLPATKSMPKEMLPIIDTPVIQYVVEEAIASGIEDIIIITGRGKRAIEDYFDDSPELEMHLAKKNQTDMLKLVRDISSLVDIHYIRQKEPNGLGDAVLRAENHIGNEPFAVLLGDDIIVNDKPCTAQLIENFEKYGRSTIAVEEVPYEKLSSYGIIKGKPLDDSLYVLEDIMEKPSPEDAPSNIGAIGRYVFTPEIFDCIKEAGTGVGSEIQLTDGIRVLNRSQMIYACRFKGKRFDTGDRLGYVKSIIDFALQNENLRDDVLECLREILAVEKVPAEMKE
- a CDS encoding NAD-dependent epimerase/dehydratase family protein, producing the protein MLSENRILVTGGAGFIGSNLVDRLLEKGNLVVVFDNLSSGKMEFIEHHLENPDFSLVRGDLLDPEAIERACKDVDMVYHVAANPDVKLGASDTKVHLDQNILATYNLLEAMRKGDAKKIAFTSTSTVYGEASVMPTPEDYGPLIPISLYGASKLACEALITSYSHTFDIQAWIFRFANIVGPRSTHGITVDFIKKLKDNPGRLEILGDGKQEKSYLHVSECVDAILFAIEKSKEDINIFNIGSEDTISATEIGGVITEEMGLSDVEFVYTGGNRGWKGDVPRMRLGIEKLKAIGWKPVYTSENSVRETARELLSGN
- a CDS encoding flippase produces the protein MSYQKFARDVGFIGTVQILTSLSAFFLLPIITKTLGTYDYGLWAQISITTSLISSLALMGLSMSFVRFLSSETDKKKIREAVYSILFFVTASGLMASFLLYIFAEPLATFGFKEPEATYFVKAGSLLIILNIIESVSLFYFRVFRQIKKFSYLTFFETFGKLLFIVIFLKMGYGLLGVITATLITQGLIFLVAFVTIVSQIGFVIPRFTYIREYLQFSLPLTPNSLIRWVTDSSDRYMVTYLLGLGSVGVYSAACSIGNLIQLFVSPLQLILFPELSKLFDENKMEEVRTYMSHSLRYFLIISIPAVFGLSALAKPLLGILTTPDFVSGWFVIPIIAFAGLMAGIFQIFVNTMFLIKKTKFATYINIVAAVSNVIVNLILIPSVGIIGAAFSTLISYFLMATLCIHVSLKHFKLDFHFLDIGKSILSSMAMYFFVSSLSIAGIVELFEAVGAGMFTYVVAMFLVGGFTDNEMSLIKRYLFRSEVSSNSK
- a CDS encoding NAD-dependent epimerase/dehydratase family protein → MKALVTGCAGFIGSHLTERLLNEGYEVIGIDCFTDYYPKHIKENNLHTFINHDNFEFINKDLLSVDNYPDVDYVFHHAAQAGVRASWGKYFDTYLENNISLTQKLLEYYKDSNIKKFVYASSSSVYGDIDELPMNEESLLKPVSPYGVTKLAAEHLCSLYYTSYSVPTISLRYFTVFGPRQRPDMAIFKFVNRIFNGKEITVYGNGLQTRDFTYVADVVEANVRAATGDIVGEVFNIGGGNSITVNELIKQIEIIVGKKAKVKYIDTQKGDMKDTKSDVTKARKLLNWKAKTDIIEGLDKYIEWFRKNDYLYKDLDL
- a CDS encoding transposase encodes the protein MFDSICKRVEEIEIPLKEMTIVFDRGMDSTDNIKQVLDKMHVVGALPSSICKDLYQIPLSDYEEEWENGKKNKVKAHLIKGTWYEKEFLLGMGKTVAFNDKEEFTTKEIVEMYDSRNMIEDDMKWLKDKLLIPIKPVYARKGKDKSSCVSLCNGATTLQLSTSFDR
- a CDS encoding glycosyltransferase family 2 protein gives rise to the protein MTITIAAMPAYNEAHSIAEVIKGCKKYVDRVVVVDDGSTDNTVDIAESLGAYVVRHEVNKGYGAALRNCFDTARNLGAGAMVIIDSDGQHDPSEIPMLLEPLRHGFDLVIGSRFVNGNGKNVPIYRKFGMKVLDVATYIAGGLNVTDSQSGFRAYGRRAIENINLNGTDMSAGSEILIQARDHKLKFTEVEIHCRYDLEDCSSEHPFIHGPRVLLQLLKDMEYRRPLFYFSVPGMIMASAGFLMGLYFLQDYYMGGHLRFGPTLLMVMLTIIGAFMIFTGIILHAISRMIFLNEHIRRQ